One Hemitrygon akajei unplaced genomic scaffold, sHemAka1.3 Scf000060, whole genome shotgun sequence genomic region harbors:
- the LOC140721703 gene encoding NACHT, LRR and PYD domains-containing protein 3-like isoform X2 has translation MAFRGVSEKKIVFTNGDLINYNLQPSQFLSGFLMELLEREDSAWSVVYTFPHPTIQEFVAAVAQFLNPHPGDILKFLTKAHNTTDGRFEVFIRFLAGLSSPMSSRGLEEFLGPFPNETTCRVIDWVKEEVKRRSGNTRSEAGKRSLLNTLHYLFESQNRELAQASLGSVETLSFSGMTLTPIDCAVLCHVIGLCDTIKHLDLGNCHIQCEGIQRLGPGLHKCQELRLGTNELGDSGVKLVSAALRNPECKIQILGLRGVGLTDSGAEDLVSALSTNLSLTGLNLSGNKLGDSGVSLVFAALRNPECKIQRLRLSRVCLSDSGVEDLVSAIITNRLLTRLNLESNWLTDRSIPALRRLIVEVPTLERIVLVRNRFSQTGEQELKSLQEPTPGLRVIFDRRNM, from the exons atggccttcagaggagtgtccgagaagaagattgtgtttacaaatggagatttgatcaactacaatctgcagccttcccagttcctgtccgggttcctgatggagcttttggagagagaggattctgcctggaGCGTTGTGTACACATTTCCACAccccaccatccaagagtttgtagctgcagtcgcacaattcctgaatccacatcccggggacaTCCTGAAGTTCCTCACTaaagcccacaacacgacagatgggcgatttgaggtatttatCCGTTTtcttgctggtctctcctccccaatgtcaTCTCGGGGTCttgaggagtttctgggtccatttcccaatgaaacaacctgccgggtgattgactgggtgaaggaggaggttaaacgccggagtggaaacacgaggagtgaagctggtaaaaggagcctcctgaacacattgcactacctgtttgagtctcagaatcgtgaaCTGGCTCAGgcctcactgggatctgtggaaacactttcattcagtggaatgacactgactccgattgactgcgcggtcctgtgtcatgtcatcggactctgtgatacaataaaacacctcgacctggggaactgccacattcagtgtgaaggaatccagcggctgggacccgggctgcacaagtgccaggagttgag ACTTGGGacgaatgaactgggagattctggagtgaaactggtgtctgcggctctgaggaacccggagtgtaaaatacagatacttgg gctgaggggtgtcggtctcacagattctggtgctgaggatctcgtctccgctctcagtacaaacctatCATTGACGGGTCTGAACCTGAgtggtaataaactgggagattcaggagtgagtCTTGTgtttgcggctctgaggaacccggagtgtaaaattcagagactgcg gctgagtcgTGTTTGTCTATCAGATTCTGGTGTCGAGGATCTCGTCTCAGCTATCATTACAAACCGATTGCTAACGCGGCTGAACCTGGAATCAAACTGGCTCACAGACCGATCTATCCCCGCTCTTCGTCGCCTTATAGTAGAAGTCCCGACACTGGAGCGAATCGT gctggtgaGGAATCGGTTCAGTCAAACCGGGGAGCAGGAATTGAAGTCTCTCCAGGAACCCacacccggactgagagtgataTTTGACCGTCGGAATATGTGA
- the LOC140721703 gene encoding NACHT, LRR and PYD domains-containing protein 3-like isoform X1, giving the protein MAFRGVSEKKIVFTNGDLINYNLQPSQFLSGFLMELLEREDSAWSVVYTFPHPTIQEFVAAVAQFLNPHPGDILKFLTKAHNTTDGRFEVFIRFLAGLSSPMSSRGLEEFLGPFPNETTCRVIDWVKEEVKRRSGNTRSEAGKRSLLNTLHYLFESQNRELAQASLGSVETLSFSGMTLTPIDCAVLCHVIGLCDTIKHLDLGNCHIQCEGIQRLGPGLHKCQELRLGTNELGDSGVKLVSAALRNPECKIQILGLRGVGLTDSGAEDLVSALSTNLSLTGLNLSGNKLGDSGVSLVFAALRNPECKIQRLRLSGVGLTDSDAEDFATDLITNRSLTDLDLSDNKLGDSGVKLVSAALRNPECKIQKLWLSRVCLSDSGVEDLVSAIITNRLLTRLNLESNWLTDRSIPALRRLIVEVPTLERIVLVRNRFSQTGEQELKSLQEPTPGLRVIFDRRNM; this is encoded by the exons atggccttcagaggagtgtccgagaagaagattgtgtttacaaatggagatttgatcaactacaatctgcagccttcccagttcctgtccgggttcctgatggagcttttggagagagaggattctgcctggaGCGTTGTGTACACATTTCCACAccccaccatccaagagtttgtagctgcagtcgcacaattcctgaatccacatcccggggacaTCCTGAAGTTCCTCACTaaagcccacaacacgacagatgggcgatttgaggtatttatCCGTTTtcttgctggtctctcctccccaatgtcaTCTCGGGGTCttgaggagtttctgggtccatttcccaatgaaacaacctgccgggtgattgactgggtgaaggaggaggttaaacgccggagtggaaacacgaggagtgaagctggtaaaaggagcctcctgaacacattgcactacctgtttgagtctcagaatcgtgaaCTGGCTCAGgcctcactgggatctgtggaaacactttcattcagtggaatgacactgactccgattgactgcgcggtcctgtgtcatgtcatcggactctgtgatacaataaaacacctcgacctggggaactgccacattcagtgtgaaggaatccagcggctgggacccgggctgcacaagtgccaggagttgag ACTTGGGacgaatgaactgggagattctggagtgaaactggtgtctgcggctctgaggaacccggagtgtaaaatacagatacttgg gctgaggggtgtcggtctcacagattctggtgctgaggatctcgtctccgctctcagtacaaacctatCATTGACGGGTCTGAACCTGAgtggtaataaactgggagattcaggagtgagtCTTGTgtttgcggctctgaggaacccggagtgtaaaattcagagactgcg gctgagtggcgtcggtctcacagattctgatgCCGAGGATTTTGCCACCGATCTCATTACAAACCGATCACTCACGGATCTGgacctgagtgataataaactgggagattcaggagtgaaactggtgtctgcggctctgaggaacccggagtgtaaaatacagaaactgtg gctgagtcgTGTTTGTCTATCAGATTCTGGTGTCGAGGATCTCGTCTCAGCTATCATTACAAACCGATTGCTAACGCGGCTGAACCTGGAATCAAACTGGCTCACAGACCGATCTATCCCCGCTCTTCGTCGCCTTATAGTAGAAGTCCCGACACTGGAGCGAATCGT gctggtgaGGAATCGGTTCAGTCAAACCGGGGAGCAGGAATTGAAGTCTCTCCAGGAACCCacacccggactgagagtgataTTTGACCGTCGGAATATGTGA